A genomic stretch from Petrimonas mucosa includes:
- a CDS encoding RnfABCDGE type electron transport complex subunit G: MAKLQSTFKNMFLSLFIITLVVATLLAQVNKMTAKPIAAAKALKLENAVKEVVPEFDNNPVAEAYMMATPDGDSLLVYPAKKGDELVGFAVNSYSNNGFSGNIQIMVGFDTEERVVNYTVLSHAETPGLGSKMSDWFRDSSKPNQLVIGRKLSEGKLAVSKDGGQIDAITASTITSRAFLEAINRAYQVYKQSDADSGATKQNKRDENQREEGGESHE, from the coding sequence ATGGCTAAGTTACAATCTACATTCAAGAACATGTTCCTGTCGCTTTTCATCATCACTCTGGTGGTAGCGACCCTGCTGGCCCAGGTGAACAAAATGACCGCCAAACCTATAGCGGCAGCCAAGGCCCTCAAGTTGGAAAATGCAGTAAAGGAGGTGGTTCCCGAATTCGACAATAATCCTGTAGCTGAAGCCTATATGATGGCAACACCCGATGGCGACTCACTGTTGGTATATCCTGCAAAAAAGGGAGACGAGCTGGTAGGTTTTGCTGTAAACAGCTATTCCAACAACGGATTCAGCGGAAATATCCAGATCATGGTGGGTTTCGACACGGAGGAGAGGGTGGTAAACTATACCGTCCTTTCGCACGCGGAGACGCCGGGGCTGGGATCCAAGATGAGCGACTGGTTCCGTGACAGCAGCAAACCCAACCAGTTGGTGATCGGCCGGAAATTGTCGGAAGGGAAGCTGGCTGTTTCGAAAGATGGCGGGCAGATCGATGCCATCACCGCCTCCACCATCACGTCGCGCGCTTTCCTGGAAGCCATAAACAGGGCATATCAGGTCTACAAACAGAGCGACGCCGACTCAGGTGCCACAAAACAGAATAAACGCGATGAAAATCAGAGAGAGGAAGGAGGAGAGAGTCATGAATAA
- a CDS encoding RnfABCDGE type electron transport complex subunit D, whose translation MNNKLIVSPSPHVHSGDSIEKNMYGVLIALMPAFLVALYLFRIDALKITALSILFCVVSEYLIARFIMKREPSVLDGSAIITGVLLAFNVPSNLPVWILALGALFSIGVVKMSFGGLGNNIFNPAIAGRIFLLISFPAQMTTWPTPAVGVATDATTSATVLSNLRFQPEALPALKEMFLGFEGGSIGEMSALALLLGLAYLLWKKIITWHIPVSILLSVAIFTGILYAFDPVPMNNPLIHLFSGGLMLGAVFMATDYVTSPMTRSGMLIYGTGIGLITVCIRLWGAYPEGVSFAILLMNAFTPLINNYTTPKRFGEVVKNG comes from the coding sequence ATGAACAACAAACTAATCGTCTCCCCTTCACCGCATGTGCACAGTGGAGACAGTATCGAAAAGAACATGTATGGTGTGCTGATTGCGCTGATGCCGGCGTTTCTGGTCGCACTATATCTGTTCCGGATAGATGCGTTAAAAATCACGGCTCTATCTATACTATTCTGTGTGGTGTCGGAATACCTCATCGCCAGATTTATCATGAAGAGGGAACCTTCGGTTCTCGATGGATCTGCCATTATCACCGGTGTATTGCTGGCTTTCAATGTGCCTTCCAATTTACCGGTATGGATCCTTGCACTTGGTGCACTCTTCTCCATCGGCGTGGTAAAGATGTCGTTCGGGGGACTGGGAAACAATATCTTCAATCCCGCTATCGCCGGACGTATTTTTCTGCTCATCTCATTCCCGGCGCAGATGACCACATGGCCTACCCCTGCTGTGGGTGTAGCGACTGACGCCACAACATCGGCAACTGTTCTCTCCAACCTGAGGTTTCAGCCCGAAGCGCTGCCTGCCTTAAAAGAGATGTTCCTCGGTTTTGAGGGGGGATCTATCGGCGAGATGAGCGCTCTGGCGCTTTTGCTGGGTCTGGCCTACCTCTTGTGGAAAAAGATCATCACCTGGCATATCCCGGTCTCCATCCTTCTCTCGGTGGCGATTTTTACCGGTATCCTCTATGCGTTTGATCCCGTTCCGATGAACAATCCGCTCATCCACCTCTTTTCGGGAGGATTGATGCTGGGAGCTGTCTTTATGGCGACAGATTACGTGACATCCCCGATGACAAGATCGGGTATGCTTATCTATGGCACAGGCATCGGATTGATCACCGTCTGCATCCGGTTGTGGGGTGCTTATCCCGAAGGTGTTTCGTTCGCCATTCTGCTGATGAACGCCTTTACTCCGCTGATCAATAATTATACAACACCAAAACGATTCGGGGAGGTAGTGAAAAATGGCTAA
- a CDS encoding SoxR reducing system RseC family protein, with amino-acid sequence MIEHQGIITAISDKKISVKILQQSACSSCHAKGACMAADSKEKTIEVTNVEGNYKLNDLVTLECKESMGYRAVLWAFVVPVVILVSTIIVATSAWRWGETEAAVASVLALAPYYLLLYFLRHKMAGSFKFTIKNNH; translated from the coding sequence ATGATTGAACACCAGGGAATCATAACAGCCATATCGGACAAAAAAATATCTGTTAAGATTTTACAGCAATCGGCTTGCAGCAGTTGTCACGCCAAAGGGGCATGCATGGCTGCAGATTCCAAGGAGAAGACAATCGAGGTAACCAATGTCGAAGGCAACTACAAGCTGAACGACCTTGTGACCCTCGAGTGCAAGGAGTCGATGGGCTACAGGGCTGTCCTATGGGCTTTCGTCGTTCCCGTCGTCATTCTTGTATCGACAATCATTGTCGCCACTTCCGCATGGAGATGGGGTGAAACGGAAGCGGCCGTTGCCTCTGTTCTTGCACTGGCACCTTATTACCTGTTACTCTATTTTCTTCGCCATAAAATGGCAGGCTCATTTAAATTTACGATCAAAAATAACCATTGA
- the rsxA gene encoding electron transport complex subunit RsxA, with amino-acid sequence MEYIGIIIVAIFVNNIVYSQFLGICPFLGVSKKVDTAIGMGLAVTFVLTISTIVTFLLQKGILEPFGLEYLQTISFILVIAALVQMVEIILKKVSPSLYQALGVFLPLITTNCAILGVAILVIQKDFNLLQSVVFAISTSIGFALALIIFSGIREQLALTKVPKAMQGIPIALITAGIIAMAFMGFSGIDQVFK; translated from the coding sequence ATGGAATACATTGGAATTATAATCGTTGCCATCTTTGTAAACAACATTGTTTACTCGCAATTTCTGGGAATCTGCCCTTTCCTGGGTGTTTCGAAAAAAGTTGACACCGCCATCGGCATGGGGTTGGCCGTTACTTTTGTGCTGACCATCTCCACCATCGTTACCTTTCTCCTGCAAAAGGGGATTCTCGAGCCATTCGGACTGGAATACCTGCAGACCATTTCATTTATTCTGGTTATTGCCGCATTGGTACAGATGGTAGAGATTATCCTGAAAAAGGTCTCACCGTCACTGTATCAGGCATTGGGGGTATTTCTGCCGTTGATCACCACGAACTGTGCCATCCTGGGAGTTGCTATTCTGGTTATTCAGAAAGATTTCAACCTGTTGCAATCGGTAGTCTTTGCCATCTCCACTTCAATCGGCTTTGCGCTGGCGCTGATCATCTTCTCGGGGATACGGGAACAGCTTGCCCTCACCAAGGTACCCAAGGCCATGCAGGGCATACCTATCGCCCTGATTACCGCAGGCATAATCGCCATGGCGTTTATGGGATTCTCAGGAATTGACCAGGTATTCAAATAA
- a CDS encoding DUF6600 domain-containing protein: MKKLINSLLAAVATILLTSCMTLHGGAYAQSPYDGNEYYYSDNNYYNQGGVSIQLFYDALRPHGRWIRDSRYGDIWIPRVGRNFHPYATNGYWVMTDYGNTWVSDFSWGWAPFHYGRWFYDDYYGWAWIPGYEWAPAWVVWRNGGGYYGWAPMGPRMGINIQINLPINYWVFLPDRYMYNRNMHRYYPKRNQYQVIYNRTTIINNTYIYNNNRYYSGPTVNEYRTTTGRSVDVRKLEVNERSGRTTVSDRSVNAYAPVNSNPRSSGVSRSANTTNQTTRGSSSTTRSSSATSGNANSSTRSTTRESNSTPAPAANKTTTRSTNRSSDANATRSSSSSSTTRATTTRSSNQGSSSSRSSSSSSSRSSESRSSRSSSGGR; the protein is encoded by the coding sequence ATGAAAAAGTTAATAAACTCCCTCCTGGCAGCCGTCGCAACCATATTGCTTACATCCTGCATGACATTACATGGTGGCGCATATGCCCAGAGCCCTTACGATGGCAATGAGTACTACTACAGCGATAACAATTACTATAACCAGGGCGGAGTAAGCATCCAGCTGTTCTACGATGCCCTGCGGCCTCACGGCAGATGGATCAGAGACAGCAGGTATGGCGATATCTGGATACCAAGGGTGGGACGCAATTTCCATCCCTATGCAACCAACGGTTATTGGGTAATGACCGATTACGGGAACACCTGGGTGTCTGATTTCTCATGGGGGTGGGCACCTTTCCACTACGGACGGTGGTTCTACGATGATTATTACGGATGGGCCTGGATTCCTGGATATGAGTGGGCACCAGCCTGGGTAGTATGGAGGAACGGCGGTGGATATTACGGATGGGCACCGATGGGTCCCCGGATGGGCATCAACATACAGATCAACCTGCCGATAAACTACTGGGTATTCCTGCCTGACAGATACATGTACAACAGAAACATGCACAGGTATTATCCCAAAAGGAATCAATATCAGGTTATCTACAACAGGACCACGATCATCAACAACACCTACATCTATAACAATAACCGTTACTACAGCGGTCCTACAGTCAATGAATACCGCACTACTACAGGAAGAAGCGTAGATGTACGCAAGTTGGAGGTAAATGAACGTTCAGGCAGAACAACGGTTAGCGACCGGTCGGTTAACGCATATGCACCGGTAAACAGCAATCCGCGAAGCAGCGGCGTCTCCAGGTCGGCCAACACAACGAACCAGACCACAAGAGGTTCCTCCTCCACAACACGGAGCTCATCTGCTACAAGTGGAAACGCCAACTCCTCTACCCGCAGCACCACCCGCGAGAGCAACTCCACTCCGGCGCCGGCAGCCAACAAAACAACCACCCGTTCCACCAACCGGAGCAGTGATGCCAACGCAACCCGGAGCAGCAGTTCATCCTCGACAACCAGGGCCACTACCACCCGCTCCTCGAACCAGGGCAGCAGCTCATCCCGCAGCAGCAGCTCATCCTCTTCAAGATCGAGCGAATCGAGATCATCCAGATCTTCTTCGGGAGGCAGGTAA
- a CDS encoding S9 family peptidase — translation MKRIFLFFCLACGTLLLQAQQYTLKELVEGRFSAKGIGQMESSADGMHYYQTDPENRAVIKYSYATGKAVDTLFNTRRARECTFDTFQGFLVSPDENRVLVYREREQIYRHSFKATYYYHDVRRNLVRKLTQNSSKQMIPTFSPDSKMLAYVADNNIWLAKFDFDTESQVTKDGEINKIINGSTDWVYEEEFGTTRLMEFSPDSKLLAFVRSDESQVREYQFQTFNRELYPGFYSYKYPKAGERNASVELRVFDIDSRTIRKMDLPLESDGYIPRITFTGNPDELVAMTLNRNQNRFDMYFVNPRSTVAKLVLREESNYYIDADLLNSIHFLSNRFTYLSEKEGYSQIYIYGFTGTLQKKLTTGQYDVTTLLAVDEQTQTLFYEAADESPLRRNVYRINIDKGQPQKLSVRQGYNQASFSNHGKFFVNRFSDTRTPPLITLHDATGKELRVLEDNGQLAAQLAAAQLPQKEFITVPAADGITQLNGWIIKPVRFDASRKYPVVMIQYSGPNSQQVLDRFGTDWYYALANEGFVVASVDGRGTGARGEAFRKQTYMNLGVMESDDQVAAGRYLASLPYVDGNRIGIWGWSYGGYNVLMSMSRGNGFFKAGVAIAPVTDWKFYDSVYTERFMRTPQQNAAGYADGSAISLASRLEGQLLLVHGMADDNVHFQNSVEYSRALIAAGKHFEMFFFPDKNHSIYGGNSRLYLYEKVIDFYRKNL, via the coding sequence ATGAAGAGAATATTTCTTTTTTTCTGCCTTGCATGCGGTACATTGCTGCTTCAAGCCCAGCAATACACCCTGAAAGAGCTGGTCGAAGGCCGTTTTTCGGCGAAAGGTATCGGTCAGATGGAATCTTCTGCCGACGGGATGCACTATTACCAGACCGACCCTGAAAACCGGGCGGTAATAAAGTACTCCTATGCAACCGGTAAGGCGGTCGATACACTATTCAATACACGTCGTGCTAGGGAGTGTACTTTCGATACGTTTCAGGGATTTCTGGTCAGCCCGGACGAGAACCGGGTATTGGTCTACAGGGAGCGGGAACAGATCTACCGCCACTCATTCAAGGCCACCTACTATTATCACGATGTCCGTCGCAACCTGGTACGTAAACTTACCCAGAATTCATCAAAACAGATGATTCCCACCTTCTCGCCCGATAGCAAGATGCTGGCCTACGTTGCCGACAACAACATCTGGCTTGCCAAATTCGATTTTGATACCGAGTCGCAAGTGACTAAGGATGGTGAGATCAATAAGATCATTAATGGATCAACAGACTGGGTTTATGAAGAGGAGTTCGGCACAACCCGGCTGATGGAGTTTTCACCCGACAGCAAGTTGCTCGCTTTTGTCCGATCCGACGAGTCACAGGTCAGGGAGTATCAGTTTCAGACATTTAACCGGGAACTCTATCCCGGCTTCTACAGCTACAAATATCCCAAAGCGGGCGAGAGAAACGCATCGGTGGAGCTGCGTGTCTTTGATATCGATTCCCGGACCATACGCAAGATGGATCTTCCGCTCGAGAGTGACGGATATATTCCGAGGATAACCTTCACTGGAAACCCCGATGAACTGGTGGCCATGACCCTTAACCGGAACCAGAACCGGTTTGACATGTATTTTGTCAATCCCAGAAGCACGGTGGCAAAACTAGTTCTGAGAGAGGAGAGCAATTACTATATCGATGCAGACCTGCTCAACAGCATCCATTTCTTGTCGAACCGTTTCACTTACCTGTCGGAAAAGGAGGGTTACAGTCAGATCTATATCTACGGATTTACGGGGACGTTGCAAAAGAAACTGACCACCGGCCAGTACGACGTGACAACTCTCCTGGCTGTGGATGAGCAGACCCAAACGCTCTTCTACGAGGCGGCAGATGAGAGCCCCCTGCGCAGGAATGTCTACAGGATAAATATCGACAAGGGTCAACCCCAAAAGTTGTCGGTCCGTCAGGGCTACAATCAGGCATCGTTCAGCAACCACGGGAAATTTTTTGTCAACCGTTTCTCCGATACCCGCACACCGCCACTCATTACGTTGCATGATGCCACCGGAAAAGAACTTCGGGTGCTTGAAGATAACGGACAACTGGCGGCACAGTTGGCGGCGGCGCAACTACCACAAAAGGAGTTTATCACGGTTCCGGCAGCTGACGGTATCACGCAGCTGAATGGCTGGATCATCAAACCTGTCCGGTTTGATGCTTCAAGAAAATATCCGGTTGTGATGATACAATATAGCGGACCCAACTCTCAACAGGTGCTGGACCGGTTTGGAACGGACTGGTATTATGCCCTGGCAAACGAAGGCTTTGTGGTCGCGTCGGTCGACGGACGGGGTACCGGTGCACGGGGTGAGGCGTTCCGAAAGCAGACCTACATGAACCTCGGTGTGATGGAGTCGGACGATCAGGTGGCTGCAGGCCGTTATCTCGCATCGCTTCCCTATGTCGATGGCAACCGTATCGGTATCTGGGGATGGAGTTACGGGGGCTATAACGTACTGATGAGCATGAGCAGGGGTAACGGATTTTTCAAGGCTGGAGTTGCCATTGCGCCCGTAACCGACTGGAAGTTTTATGATTCGGTCTATACCGAACGATTTATGCGGACGCCACAACAGAATGCCGCGGGATACGCTGATGGTTCGGCCATCTCACTGGCTTCCAGGTTGGAGGGGCAACTGCTGCTGGTCCATGGTATGGCCGATGATAATGTTCACTTCCAGAACTCTGTTGAATATTCGCGGGCGCTGATCGCTGCCGGAAAACATTTCGAGATGTTTTTCTTCCCCGACAAGAATCATTCAATCTATGGCGGAAATTCCCGTTTGTACCTTTATGAGAAGGTGATCGATTTTTACAGGAAGAATCTCTAA
- the rsxC gene encoding electron transport complex subunit RsxC, which produces MLKTFRIGGIHPKENKLSAGKAIEPIALPAQVVIPLTQHIGAPCQPVVKKGDKVKVGTLIGKTVGFVSANIHSSVSGTVLKIDKALDTSGYKRDAVFIQVEGDQWEEKIDRSETVVKSCTLTSKEIIDKISAAGIVGMGGATFPTHVKLLPPPGTKAEVLIINGVECEPYLTSDHQLMLEKTEEILVGTTLLMKAINVEKAVIGIENNKKDAIARFTAAVKSYPGISVQPLKVQYPQGGEKQLIDAILGRQVPSGALPISVGAVVQNVGTAFAVYEAVQKNKPLVERVVTVTGKDLKNPCNILSRVGISVGDLIQFAGGLPETTGKIVCGGPMMGKAIASVEVPVTKGTSGILIIPTLESKRKRMRECIRCTKCIQVCPMGLNPTLLMNLSEFGEWEKAEKGRITDCIECGSCSFTCPSDRPLLDYIRMGKGKVMGIIRARKG; this is translated from the coding sequence ATGTTAAAAACATTTCGCATTGGGGGAATTCACCCTAAAGAAAACAAACTCTCTGCCGGGAAAGCAATAGAGCCTATTGCCCTTCCCGCGCAAGTCGTTATTCCACTTACACAGCACATTGGTGCTCCATGCCAACCCGTAGTAAAAAAGGGGGATAAGGTGAAAGTAGGAACACTTATCGGTAAAACGGTAGGATTTGTTTCGGCCAACATCCACTCGTCTGTCTCTGGGACGGTTTTGAAAATCGACAAGGCGCTCGACACCAGCGGTTATAAACGCGATGCGGTCTTTATTCAGGTTGAAGGCGATCAATGGGAGGAGAAGATCGATCGTTCCGAGACTGTGGTAAAGAGCTGCACCCTCACCTCCAAGGAGATCATCGACAAGATCTCCGCAGCAGGCATAGTAGGGATGGGAGGTGCCACATTTCCCACTCATGTAAAACTGCTTCCGCCTCCCGGAACAAAAGCTGAAGTACTCATCATCAATGGTGTTGAATGTGAACCATATCTCACATCCGACCATCAGTTGATGCTGGAGAAGACCGAAGAGATTCTGGTGGGCACGACCCTGCTGATGAAGGCGATCAACGTCGAGAAGGCGGTCATCGGTATTGAAAACAACAAGAAGGATGCGATCGCCCGTTTCACCGCGGCAGTCAAATCCTATCCCGGAATTTCGGTACAGCCTCTCAAAGTGCAATATCCTCAAGGTGGCGAAAAGCAGCTTATCGATGCCATTCTTGGCCGTCAGGTTCCCAGCGGAGCCCTTCCCATCTCGGTAGGAGCAGTGGTGCAGAACGTAGGGACAGCCTTTGCCGTCTACGAAGCAGTGCAGAAAAACAAACCGCTCGTGGAGCGGGTGGTGACCGTTACCGGAAAAGATCTCAAAAATCCGTGCAACATTCTTTCACGGGTCGGGATTTCGGTAGGCGACCTCATTCAATTTGCCGGAGGGTTACCCGAAACTACCGGGAAGATTGTGTGTGGCGGCCCCATGATGGGCAAAGCGATCGCGAGCGTTGAAGTCCCCGTAACAAAAGGAACCTCCGGAATACTGATCATACCCACGTTGGAATCGAAACGCAAACGGATGAGAGAGTGTATCCGCTGCACCAAGTGCATCCAGGTATGCCCGATGGGGCTGAATCCCACCCTCCTGATGAACCTGTCTGAATTTGGCGAATGGGAGAAGGCCGAAAAAGGGCGCATCACCGATTGCATCGAATGCGGCTCCTGCAGCTTTACCTGTCCTTCCGACCGCCCCCTGCTCGACTACATCCGCATGGGGAAAGGCAAGGTGATGGGAATCATCCGGGCAAGAAAGGGTTGA
- a CDS encoding Fe-S cluster domain-containing protein: MSVLLSAVATLGAIGAGSAAILYIVGRKFHVEEDPRIEEIQEALPAANCGGCGFPGCSSFANACVKADTLDNLFCPVGGQETMNKVASILGKTATTSAKKIAVVRCSGSCDERPRTNLYDGVSNCTIAAALYGGETGCSFGCFGLGDCETSCTFDAIHINPFTRLPEVVEDKCTACGACVKACPKDIIELRKQGPKSRRIYVSCVNRDKGAVARKACNVACIGCSKCQQACPFEAITIENNLAYINDDKCRLCRKCVPVCPTNSILELNFPPKKETPPAIKEEATVNA, translated from the coding sequence ATGAGTGTATTACTTTCTGCAGTAGCCACATTAGGAGCAATAGGAGCCGGTAGCGCCGCCATTCTCTACATTGTGGGAAGAAAATTTCATGTGGAGGAGGATCCCCGGATCGAGGAGATTCAGGAGGCACTTCCCGCAGCCAATTGTGGAGGTTGTGGCTTCCCTGGCTGTTCGTCGTTTGCCAACGCGTGCGTCAAAGCCGACACCCTCGACAATCTCTTCTGTCCGGTTGGAGGGCAGGAGACCATGAACAAGGTCGCCTCCATATTGGGAAAAACGGCAACTACCTCGGCAAAAAAGATAGCGGTTGTCAGATGCAGCGGTTCGTGCGATGAACGGCCGCGAACAAACCTCTACGACGGAGTTTCAAACTGTACCATAGCTGCAGCGCTCTACGGGGGCGAAACCGGTTGCTCATTCGGATGTTTCGGACTGGGCGATTGTGAAACGTCATGCACATTTGATGCCATCCATATCAATCCGTTCACCCGGTTGCCCGAAGTGGTGGAGGACAAATGTACCGCCTGCGGAGCATGTGTCAAAGCCTGTCCCAAAGATATCATCGAATTGCGGAAGCAAGGTCCCAAATCGCGCCGCATCTATGTCAGCTGCGTGAACAGGGATAAGGGAGCGGTGGCACGCAAGGCATGCAATGTGGCCTGTATAGGCTGCAGCAAATGCCAACAGGCCTGTCCGTTCGAAGCCATTACCATCGAAAATAACCTGGCATACATCAATGACGACAAATGTCGTCTCTGCCGCAAATGCGTTCCCGTATGTCCTACAAACTCCATACTGGAACTCAACTTCCCGCCGAAAAAAGAGACTCCACCGGCCATTAAGGAAGAGGCAACGGTAAACGCTTAA
- a CDS encoding NUDIX hydrolase, with protein sequence MGEGSVIIKQLRNPAYGLIPLLVFSILSKWVDTGTALCVALGLALLGVFLVRKHSRMLYDISAITFCIALIMLLFQYPLDDFGKFVIVEVIFVMALVVSRLLRTRVITILARNRQPNVRNYLSESFRVAFQIQYALFFHLLLTLVYFTLSTVQPPKIGEREIILLAEVIILAVIVMEVVRFHFLDKKLRAEEWLPVVTESGEVTGKVAKSVTREMKNKFMHPVVRIALISNGKIYLKKRDASRLLNPGALDYPFEKYMQYNHDINEAILNMVKKEIGTKDIPLRFLLKYIFENKSTKRLIFLYVSIIDDEEKFNSLELKDGKLWTEKQIEENRNSNIFSECFELEFEYLKNTVLLNYKLKATETPC encoded by the coding sequence ATGGGAGAAGGCAGTGTAATTATAAAACAACTGAGAAATCCGGCATACGGGCTTATACCGTTACTTGTTTTCTCTATCCTGAGCAAGTGGGTGGATACGGGAACGGCACTCTGTGTAGCGTTGGGTTTGGCATTGTTGGGTGTTTTTCTGGTAAGGAAACATAGCCGGATGTTGTATGACATATCCGCCATCACATTCTGCATCGCACTCATTATGCTCCTTTTTCAATATCCACTCGACGACTTTGGGAAATTTGTGATTGTCGAGGTGATTTTTGTCATGGCCCTGGTTGTCTCCAGGCTGCTCCGTACCCGGGTAATCACCATACTGGCTAGAAACCGGCAACCCAACGTCAGAAACTATCTGTCGGAATCGTTTCGTGTGGCATTCCAGATACAGTATGCCCTCTTTTTCCATCTACTGCTGACACTGGTCTACTTTACACTATCCACTGTCCAGCCTCCAAAGATTGGAGAACGAGAGATCATACTGCTTGCGGAGGTTATCATCCTTGCAGTGATTGTGATGGAGGTGGTCCGCTTCCACTTTCTGGATAAGAAACTGAGGGCGGAGGAGTGGCTGCCCGTGGTGACAGAGTCGGGAGAGGTAACCGGCAAAGTGGCCAAGTCGGTGACAAGGGAGATGAAGAACAAGTTTATGCATCCGGTTGTGCGGATAGCGCTGATAAGTAACGGAAAGATCTATCTGAAAAAGCGGGATGCCTCAAGATTGCTCAATCCAGGTGCCCTCGATTACCCGTTCGAGAAATATATGCAGTATAATCACGATATCAACGAAGCCATCCTCAATATGGTCAAGAAAGAGATCGGGACCAAGGATATTCCGTTACGTTTTTTACTGAAGTACATTTTCGAAAACAAGAGTACCAAGCGGTTGATCTTCCTCTATGTCTCCATTATCGATGATGAGGAGAAGTTCAACAGCCTGGAGTTGAAAGATGGCAAACTGTGGACAGAAAAGCAGATTGAGGAGAACCGCAATTCCAATATTTTTTCCGAATGCTTTGAACTGGAGTTTGAATACCTGAAAAATACCGTGTTGCTGAATTATAAGTTGAAAGCTACCGAAACACCCTGCTGA
- a CDS encoding RnfABCDGE type electron transport complex subunit E, producing the protein MNNYFKVIVNGLIKENPTFVLLLGMCPTLATTSSALNGMSMGLATMFVLICSNAAISALKNLIPDMVRIPAFIVVIAAFVTIVEMVMNAYVPALAASLGIFIPLIVVNCIVLGRAEAFASRNNVLASALDGLGIGLGFTLALTLLGAVRELLGTGKIFSLSVYPENFGSLIFVLAPGAFIALGYLIAMFNKLQKK; encoded by the coding sequence ATGAATAACTATTTTAAAGTCATTGTCAACGGACTGATCAAGGAGAATCCCACGTTTGTACTTCTATTGGGGATGTGCCCTACCCTGGCCACGACCAGTTCGGCATTAAACGGGATGAGCATGGGATTAGCCACCATGTTTGTGTTGATCTGCTCCAATGCGGCAATCTCTGCATTGAAGAACCTCATTCCCGACATGGTACGCATACCGGCCTTTATTGTCGTGATTGCCGCTTTCGTTACAATCGTCGAAATGGTGATGAACGCTTATGTGCCGGCATTGGCTGCCAGCCTGGGAATCTTCATTCCCCTGATTGTGGTTAACTGCATCGTGCTGGGTCGCGCCGAGGCCTTTGCATCTAGAAACAACGTGCTGGCATCTGCCCTCGATGGATTGGGTATCGGTCTTGGATTTACCTTGGCCTTGACACTGCTGGGAGCTGTCAGGGAGCTGCTGGGGACCGGGAAAATATTCTCCCTGTCTGTCTATCCTGAAAATTTCGGATCGCTTATCTTCGTGCTCGCTCCGGGAGCATTCATCGCACTGGGATACCTCATCGCCATGTTTAACAAGTTGCAGAAAAAGTAG